Proteins co-encoded in one Corylus avellana chromosome ca9, CavTom2PMs-1.0 genomic window:
- the LOC132191610 gene encoding putative disease resistance protein RGA4 translates to MPELVFGIAERILEKLGSFAYEEFCLVSNVKNELRELELTMAIIKAVLLDAEVKQATNYALSIWLRLLRDIFYDVEDVLDEVECEVLRKQVVTTYGSTSRKVCDFFSCSRALAFRHKLSHKIKDISEKLGKIVAHKHNFNLTERHDHVMHWRRRDLTYSFVPPLDVIGRNDDKEQIISLLTQPDSNRHDNVIPIVALGGLGKTTIAKLVYDDKRVAGHFELRMWVCVSEDFDIPRLIKEILKSATGAIDETLGVDLWPKKLRDSLEKKKFLLVLDDVCNEDHRKWNELKGLLIGGSEESKILVTTRSNKVASIVSTDPAYTLGGLSYDDCLFLFVKWAFKEGEDKQYSRLVEIGKEIVKECKGVPLAIRTLGSLLFSKVDEREWKFVRYNEIWELEQKEGDILPALKLSYDQMPSQLKQCFALCSLFPKDYLFESGKLIAFWMAHGLLNKMPNQELEDVGNMYIKELLSKSFFQDVENYSWCYRFKMHDLVHDLALKVAEEECSTIESCTQKIAGTKKNTEKQNRNNHWRLAGPLPEYCRPNDSNPNSSNIGNYHISKLPNSICKLYNLQTLLLQSCVRLEQLPKDIRKMINLRYLTVATLNTCLFENGICLNSLRFLLINKSRRLKILFQGMDVCLTNLQTLVVSMCPTLTSLTHDIKHLSALETLTIARCSLLSLLEEKDNRDIKLSLKKLEIFHLPKLEVLPQWLHGCANTLQYLCISHCDNFMALPEWLPSMKSLQTLEISYCSKLSSLPEGMDRLTALRELTIEGCPQLDRSKIAHILKVLQLEDHPNMTFKSWENDGI, encoded by the exons ATGCCTGAACTTGTCTTTGGCATCGCAGAAAGGATCTTGGAGAAGCTAGGATCCTTTGCTTACGAAGAGTTCTGCTTGGTATCGAACGTCAAAAACGAGCTGAGAGAGCTTGAGCTCACCATGGCCATCATTAAAGCCGTGCTCTTGGATGCTGAAGTGAAGCAAGCTACCAATTACGCACTGAGCATCTGGCTAAGGCTGCTCAGAGATATTTTTTATGATGTCGAAGATGTGTTGGATGAAGTTGAGTGCGAAGTTTTAAGGAAGCAAGTGGTCACAACATATGGGAGCACTAGCAGAAAGGTATGTGATTTCTTTTCATGTTCTCGTGCCCTAGCATTTCGTCATAAACTGAGTCACAAAATCAAGGACATTAGTGAGAAGTTAGGTAAGATTGTAGCTCATAAGCATAATTTTAATCTCACAGAACGACATGATCATGTGATGCACTGGAGGAGGCGGGACTTGACCTACTCATTTGTTCCCCCTTTAGATGTCATCGGTAGGAATGATGATAAAGAACAAATAATAAGTCTTTTGACGCAACCTGATTCTAACAGACATGACAATGTAATTCCTATAGTTGCATTAGGAGGGTTGGGGAAGACCACAATTGCTAAGTTGGTATACGATGATAAACGTGTAGCTGGTCATTTCGAATTGAGAATGTGGGTTTGTGTGTCTGAGGATTTTGATATTCCTAgattaataaaagaaatcctTAAATCTGCAACTGGTGCAATTGATGAGACGTTGGGTGTAGATTTGTGGCCAAAGAAATTAAGAGACTCTTTAGAGAAAAAGAAGTTTCtacttgttttagatgatgtttGTAATGAGGATCATCGTAAATGGAATGAGTTGAAAGGGTTGTTAATTGGTGGTTCAGAGGAAAGTAAAATTTTAGTGACAACACGCAGTAATAAGGTTGCTTCCATTGTGAGTACTGATCCCGCATACACTTTAGGAGGCTTATCCTACgatgattgtttgtttttatttgtgaaaTGGGCATTTAAGGAAGGGGAAGACAAACAATATTCAAGACTCGtagaaattggaaaagaaattgtgaaagaatGTAAAGGAGTTCCATTGGCAATAAGGACTTTAGGAAGTCTACTTTTCTCAAAGGTTGATGAACGAGAGTGGAAATTTGTGAGATATAATGAGATATGGGAATTAGAACAAAAGGAGGGTGATATTTTACCTGCATTAAAACTAAGCTATGATCAAATGCCATCTCAGTTGAAGCAATGTTTTGCCTTGTGTTCTCTTTTCCCAAAGGATTATTTATTCGAAAGTGGCAAGTTGATTGCATTTTGGATGGCGCATGGACTCCTTAATAAAATGCCTAATCAAGAGTTGGAAGATGTTGGCAACATGTATATCAAGGAGTTGTTGTCCAAATCTTTCTTCCAAGATGTTGAGAATTACTCTTGGTGCTATAGGTTTAAAATGCACGATCTTGTCCATGATCTAGCACTCAAGGTTGCAGAAGAAGAGTGTTCAACAATCGAATCTTGCACACAAAAGATTGCTGGAACA aagaaaaacactgaaaaacagaacagaaacaaTCACTGGAGGCTCGCCGGACCATTGCCGGAGTATTGCcgccctaatgactcaaaccctaactcttctaacattGGGAATTACCACATCAGCAAACTTCCTAATTCCATTTGCAAGCTGTATAATTTGCAAACTTTACTACTTCAAAGTTGTGTGAGGCTTGAGCAGTTGCCTAAAGATATACGAAAGATGATCAATCTTAGATATTTGACGGTAGCAACACTTAACACGTGCTTGTTTGAGAATGGTATATGCTTGAATTCTCTTCGGTTTTTGCTCATAAATAAGTCTAGGAgactaaaaattttatttcaaggGATGGACGTCTGCCTTACCAACCTTCAGACATTGGTTGTGTCAATGTGTCCGACCTTGACCTCTTTGACACATGATATCAAGCACCTATCTGCCTTAGAGACCCTTACAATTGCAAGGTGCAGCTTGCTTAGTTTGCTGGAAGAAAAAGACAATAGGGATATCAAGTTGAGCCTTAAAAAATTGGAGATTTTCCATTTACCAAAGTTGGAGGTTTTGCCGCAATGGCTCCATGGATGTGCTAACACTTTGCAGTACCTATGTATTTCACATTGTGACAACTTCATGGCCTTACCGGAGTGGCTGCCAAGCATGAAATCACTTCAGACACTTGAGATTAGTTATTGCTCCAAGTTGTCATCTCTTCCGGAGGGGATGGATCGTCTCACTGCGCTAAGAGAATTGACGATTGAAGGTTGTCCTCAATTAGATCGGTCCAAGATTGCTCATATACTGAAGGTTCTACAACTAGAAGATCATCCAAACATGACATTTAAGAGTTG
- the LOC132191608 gene encoding polyubiquitin-like has translation MAPRNRNPSFPLSSTEEEICLYTKIINTIALKVKRHETISNLKALLRLKSGISENHQELFFAGNRLMNDRSLVDYGIQRDSIVHLVFQNVVGMRICVKSASDQKIFAIEAMSFDTIQNIKSIIQAKEGIDSDQYTLVHNGKVLEDERILSSLNISNETTFHLVFNPKDVLPIFVRTLAGETLKLEVKVLFTIGDIKTIVESMTNVLNIDCDVIYAGKKLEDCKTLASYGIQEETILEIFPALIQIFVKQRGGKTITLDVQPCNTIKDVKDKVSQKQTGVLDNDWDLIYAGKQLEDWRTLASYDIKEQAILEMFPALIRIFVIAQGGKTITLDVQLCNTIKEVKEELSDILFISYYVQCILFNGKQLEDDRDLASYGVQMDSTLYMVSRPKSLR, from the exons ATGGCACCGAGAAATCGCAATCCCAGTTTCCCCTTGAGCTCCACTGAGGAAGAG ATATGTTTATACACAAAGATCATAAACACAATagccttaaaagttaaaagacaTGAGACAATTAGCAACCTCAAAGCATTGTTACGTTTGAAGTCTGGCATTTCTGAGAATCATCAGGAGCTCTTTTTTGCTGGTAATCGCCTGATGAATGATCGGAGCCTAGTTGATTATGGCATTCAGCGGGATTCCATTGTCCACCTTGTTTTTCAGAATGTAGTTGGAATGAGAATATGTGTTAAATCAGCTTCGGATCAGAAAATCTTTGCAATTGAAGCAATGTCTTTTGACACTATCCAAAATATCAAATCAATCATTCAAGCCAAGGAGGGTATTGATTCGGATCAGTACACTCTTGTCCACAATGGAAAAGTTCTTGAAGATGAAAGGATTCTATCCTCACTCAATATTTCAAATGAAACCACCTTTCATTTAGTTTTCAATCCAAAAGATGTCTTACCAATTTTTGTGAGAACATTGGCCGGGGAGACGTTGAAACTTGAAGTTAAAGTTTTGTTTACCATTGGTGATATCAAAACAATAGTTGAGAGCATGACTAATGTCTTAAACATTGATTGTGATGTGATCTATGCTGGAAAGAAACTTGAGGATTGCAAGACATTGGCTTCTTATGGCATACAAGAAGAAACCATCTTAGAGATATTTCCTGCCTTGATCCAGATATTTGTTAAGCAACGGGGAGGGAAGACCATTACTCTTGATGTACAACCATGTAACACCATCAAAGATGTCAAGGACAAGGTTTCTCAGAAACAGACTGGTGTCCTGGACAATGATTGGGATCTGATCTATGCTGGAAAACAACTTGAGGATTGGAGGACTTTGGCTTCTTATGACATAAAAGAACAAGCCATCTTAGAGATGTTTCCAGCCTTGATCCGGATATTTGTTATTGCACAGGGTGGGAAGACCATTACTCTTGATGTACAACTATGTAACACCATCAAAGAAGTCAAGGAGGAGCTTTCTGACATACTGTTTATTTCTTATTATGTTCAGTGCATTTTATTCAATGGAAAACAACTTGAAGACGACCGTGATCTAGCAAGTTATGGTGTCCAGATGGATTCCACTCTCTATATGGTCAGTCGGCCTAAATCATTAAGATGA
- the LOC132161883 gene encoding protein RGF1 INDUCIBLE TRANSCRIPTION FACTOR 1-like, which translates to MDTTLVPPWLEPLLTTSFFSVCRIHGDAARSECNMFCLDCNGDAFCFYCRSSRHKDHQVLQIRRSSYHDVVRVAEIQKVLDISGVQTYVINSARVLFLNERPQPKAAKGVSHICEICGRSLLDPFRFCSLGCKLVGIKRNGDGSFKLEAKNEELLMERREGIIPRRSVSSREEEELRDGAQQDIYPSTPPPPPSNARRRKGIPHRAPFGS; encoded by the exons ATG GACACAACATTGGTGCCTCCATGGCTAGAGCCATTGCTAACCACTTCCTTCTTCTCCGTCTGCCGGATTCATGGAGATGCGGCAAGAAGCGAATGCAACATGTTTTGCTTGGACTGTAACGGCGACGCATTTTGCTTTTATTGCCGTTCTTCACGCCACAAGGACCATCAAGTCCTTCAA ATAAGAAGATCTTCATATCACGATGTGGTGAGGGTTGCAGAGATTCAAAAGGTGTTGGACATAAGCGGAGTTCAGACGTATGTGATAAACAGCGCCAGAGTTTTGTTTCTCAATGAGAGACCTCAGCCGAAAGCTGCAAAGGGGGTTTCCCACATATGTGAAATCTGTGGGAGGAGCCTCTTGGACCCATTTCGTTTCTGTTCACTTGGTTGTAAg CTTGTAGGAATAAAGAGAAATGGGGATGGAAGCTTTAAGTTAGAGGCTAAGAATGAAGAACTATTAATGGAAAGAAGGGAAGGGATTATTCCAAGGAGATCAGTCTCAtcaagagaggaagaagaattgCGTGATGGCGCACAACAAGACATATACCCATCCACGCCTCCCCCACCTCCTTCTAatgcaaggagaagaaaaggCATTCCTCATAGGGCTCCCTTCGGATCCTAA
- the LOC132161961 gene encoding polyubiquitin-like, which produces MASRDRNPSSPPSSPDSTEEEICLYANIIKTVALKVKRHETISNIKALLLEKADISENLQELFLAGNRLMNDQRLVDYGIQQDSTVDLVLQNACGTRIYVKSPLDHKNIAIEARSFDTIQNIKSIIQAKEGIQPDQYTLIHNGKVLEDERILSSLNSPNEITFHLVFHPKDGYPIFVRTVDGEMLKLEVKDLFTIRDVKTIVESMTSVNFSWVLIYARKQLEDCKTLASYEIKEEAILEMFPKIIQIFATTEHGRTVALDVELCETIKDVKDQITFKLIGFGASRNHCWDLFYAGKQLEDGRTLASYDIREEAFLKVYPTKVQIFVRAQDRKIITLDVELNNTIKDVEDKIYWELTGDVVNEWNLIYAGKQLEVWRTLASYDIKDKAILEIRDV; this is translated from the exons ATGGCATCGAGAGATCGCAATCCCAGTTCCCCGCCGAGCTCCCCTGACTCCACTGAGGAAGAg ATATGTTTATACGCGAATATCATAAAGACAGTagccttaaaagttaaaagacaTGAGACAATTAGCAATATCAAAGCATTGTTACTTGAGAAGGCAGACATTTCTGAGAATCTTCAGGAGCTCTTTTTGGCTGGTAATCGGCTGATGAATGATCAGAGGCTAGTTGATTATGGTATTCAGCAGGACTCCACTGTCGACCTTGTTCTTCAGAATGCATGTGGAACGAGaatatatgttaaatcaccTTTGGATCACAAAAACATTGCAATTGAAGCAAGATCTTTTGACACTATCCAAAATATCAAATCAATCATTCAAGCCAAGGAGGGGATTCAACCAGATCAATACACTCTTATCCACAATGGTAAAGTTCTTGAAGATGAAAGAATTCTATCCTCACTCAATAGTCCAAATGAAATAACCTTTCATTTGGTTTTCCATCCAAAAGATGGCTACCCAATTTTTGTGAGAACAGTGGATGGAGAGATGTTGAAACTTGAAGTTAAAGATTTGTTTACCATTCGTGATGTCAAAACAATAGTTGAGAGCATGACTAGTGTGAACTTTAGTTGGGTTCTGATCTATGCAAGAAAGCAGCTTGAGGATTGCAAGACTTTGGCTTCTTATGAAATCAAAGAAGAAGCCATCTTAGAGATGTTTCCTAAGATTATCCAAATATTTGCTACGACAGAGCATGGGAGGACCGTTGCTCTTGACGTAGAACTATGTGAGACCATCAAAGATGTTAAGGACCAGATTACTTTTAAACTGATAGGGTTTGGTGCCAGCAGAAACCATTGTTGGGATCTGTTCTATGCAGGGAAGCAACTTGAGGATGGGAGGACTTTGGCTTCTTATGACATAAGAGAAGAAGCTTTCCTAAAGGTGTATCCTACCAAGGTCCAGATATTTGTTAGGGCACAGGATAGGAAGATCATTACTCTTGACGTAGAACTAAATAACACCATCAAAGATGTCGAGGACAAGATTTATTGGGAACTGACAGGTGACGTGGTCAATGAATGGAATCTGATATATGCAGGAAAGCAACTGGAGGTTTGGCGTACTTTGGCGTCTTATGACATAAAAGATAAAGCCATCTTAGAGATAAGAGATGTCTAG
- the LOC132191609 gene encoding serine carboxypeptidase-like 51, translated as MEIKHAFLYLSLLLGLSLLHGYSAYAAGTHDGSEQWGYVEVRPKAHMFWWLYRSPHRVQDPSTPWPILLWLQGGPGGSGVAFGNFLEIGPLDGNLKPRKLTWLRKADLLFVDSPVATGFSYVEDKSLVVKTDEEAATDLTTLLKKLFNGNEKLQKSPLYIFAESYGGKFAVTLAVSALKAIEARELKLQLGGVALGDSWISPEDFVFSWGSLLKDLSRIDRKTLNSSNSFALKIQQLLAEGNYKNATSTLNHLQDFILNKSNNVDFYNFLLDAGNDPVVGRRESREIALMEKYSGYLATKKHSPASQRVLPSLMNGRIKKKLKIIPKKVKWGGQSRLVFPAMTGDYMKPRIKEVDHLLAKGINVTIYNGQLDLICSTKGAEAWVGKLKWDGLRNFLNLERNPLYCGKDNTTTKGFVRSYRNLAFYWILGAGHYVPVDQPCVSLEMVGTITGSPN; from the exons ATGGAAATTAAGCACGCCTTTCTTTACCTTTCTCTCTTGCTTGGTCTCTCCTTGCTGCATGGATATTCTGCCTATGCTGCAGGAACCCATGATGGGTCTGAGCAATGGGGATATGTTGAAGTTCGACCCA AGGCCCACATGTTCTGGTGGCTTTACAGAAGTCCACATAGAGTTCAAGATCCATCCACCCCATGGCCAATACTTCTCTGGCTCCAAGGAGGCCCT GGTGGCTCTGGAGTTGCTTTCGGAAATTTCTTAGAAATTGGTCCATTGGATGGGAATTTGAAGCCCAGGAAGTTAACTTGGCTCCGAAAAGCAGATCTCTTGTTTGTG GATAGCCCAGTGGCAACAGGCTTTAGTTATGTGGAGGATAAGTCTTTGGTGGTTAAGACTGATGAAGAGGCAGCAACAGATTTAACTACCCTGTTGAAGAAGCTCTTTAATGGAAAtgaaaaactccaaaaaagTCCCTTGTACATTTTTGCTGAATCATATGGTGGAAAATTTGCTGTCACTCTAGCAGTATCAGCTCTAAAAGCAATTGAGGCAAGAGAATTGAAGCTACAACTTGGAG GAGTTGCATTGGGAGATAGCTGGATTTCTCCTGAAGATTTTGTG TTCTCATGGGGATCTCTTCTGAAAGACTTGTCACGAATTGACAGAAAAACATTGAACAGCTCAAACAG TTTCGCTCTAAAGATTCAGCAGCTGCTGGCAGAAGGAAACTATAAAAATGCAACATCAACACTGAATCACCTCCAGGACTTTATTCTAAATAAGAGTAACAATGTG GATTTCTATAACTTCTTGCTGGACGCTGGCAATGACCCTGTTGTTGGGAGAAGGGAATCCAGAGAAATAGCACTGATGGAAAAGTACTCGGGATATCTAGCCACCAAAAAACATTCACCAGCCAGTCAACGTGTTCTTCCTAGCTTGATGAATGGGCGTATTAAAAAGAAGCTAAAGATCATTCCCAAGAAAGTAAA ATGGGGTGGACAGTCTCGCTTGGTTTTTCCAGCCATGACTGGTGATTACATGAAACCCAGAATCAAAGAG GTTGACCATCTCCTAGCCAAAGGCATAAACGTGACCATTTACAACGGACAG CTTGATCTCATATGCTCAACCAAAGGAGCAGAAGCATGGGTTGGCAAACTCAA GTGGGATGGcttgagaaattttttaaacttggaACGCAATCCTTTATATTGTGGAAAAGATAATACAACGACAAAAGGGTTTGTAAGATCTTACAGAAACCTCGCTTTCTATTGGATTCTTGGGGCTGGCCACTAT GTTCCTGTTGATCAGCCCTGTGTTTCGCTAGAGATGGTGGGCACGATCACTGGGTCTCCGaattaa
- the LOC132191937 gene encoding polyubiquitin-like codes for MEPRNRDPSCSSSSLDSTEEEICLYTKIISTVALKVKRDETISNLKVLLREKAGISENLQELFFAGNRLMNDRRLGDYGIQQDSTVHLVPQNAFETRIYVKTPLGQKIIAIEARSFDTIQNIKSIIQAKEGIQSDRYTLIHNGKVLEDERILSSLNIPNETIFHLVFNPKDVLPIFVRTLAGEMLKLEVKVLFAIRDVKTIVESMTDVLNIDWDLIYAGKKLEDCKTLASYDIQEETILEMFPALIQIFVIARGGKTITLDVQPCNTIKDVKDKVSQKQTGVQDNDWDLIYAGKQLEDRRTLASYDIKEESILEMFPALVQIFVIARGGKTITLDVQLCNTIKDVKDKVSQKQTGVLDNDWHLIYAGKKLEYWRTLASYDIKEEAVLEMSRASFPIFVKLWSGKTTNFIVQGCNTIKYVKDELFQRLNIPVHRQCILFNGKRLEDNRDLASYGVQIDSTLHMILRPIVNHSDT; via the exons ATGGAACCGAGAAATCGCGATCCCAGTTGCTCGTCGAGCTCCCTGGACTCCACTGAGGAAGAG ATATGTTTATACACGAAGATCATAAGCACAGTagccttaaaagttaaaagagaTGAGACAATTAGCAATCTCAAAGTACTGTTACGTGAAAAGGCAGGCATTTCTGAGAATCTTCAGGAGCTCTTTTTTGCTGGTAATCGGCTGATGAATGATCGGAGGCTAGGTGATTATGGTATTCAGCAGGACTCCACTGTCCACCTTGTTCCTCAGAATGCATTTGAAACGAGAATATATGTTAAAACACCTTTGGGTCAGAAAATCATTGCAATTGAAGCAAGATCTTTTGACACTATCCAAAATATCAAATCAATCATTCAAGCCAAGGAGGGGATTCAATCGGATCGGTACACTCTTATCCACAATGGTAAAGTTCTTGAAGATGAAAGGATTCTATCCTCACTCAATATTCCGAATGAAACAATCTTTCATTTGGTTTTCAATCCAAAAGATGTCTTACCAATTTTTGTGAGAACATTGGCTGGGGAGATGTTGAAACTTGAAGTTAAAGTTTTGTTTGCCATTCGTGATGTCAAAACAATAGTTGAGAGCATGACTGATGTCTTAAACATTGATTGGGATCTGATCTATGCTGGAAAGAAACTCGAGGATTGCAAGACTTTGGCTTCTTATGACATACAAGAAGAAACCATCTTAGAGATGTTTCCTGCCTTGATCCAGATATTTGTTATTGCACGGGGTGGGAAGACCATTACTCTTGATGTACAACCATGTAACACCATCAAAGATGTCAAGGACAAGGTTTCTCAGAAACAGACTGGTGTCCAGGACAATGATTGGGATCTGATATATGCAGGAAAGCAACTTGAGGATCGGAGGACTTTGGCTTCTTATGACATAAAAGAGGAATCCATCTTAGAGATGTTTCCAGCCTTGGTCCAGATATTTGTTATTGCACGGGGTGGGAAGACCATTACTCTTGATGTCCAACTATGTAATACCATCAAAGATGTCAAGGACAAGGTTTCTCAGAAACAGACTGGTGTCTTGGACAATGATTGGCATCTGATCTATGCAGGAAAGAAACTTGAGTATTGGAGGACTTTGGCTTCTTATGACATAAAAGAAGAAGCCGTCTTAGAGATGTCTCGTGCCTCGTTCCCAATATTTGTCAAGTTATGGAGTGGGAAGACCACTAATTTTATTGTACAAGGATGTAACACCATCAAATATGTCAAGGACGAGCTTTTTCAGAGACTGAATATTCCTGTTCATCGTCAGTGCATTTTATTCAATGGGAAACGACTTGAAGACAACCGTGATCTAGCAAGTTATGGTGTCCAGATTGATTCCACTCTCCATATGATCCTCCGGCCTATTGTGAATCATTCAGATACATGA
- the LOC132162578 gene encoding vacuolar protein-sorting-associated protein 37 homolog 1-like: MFKFWGSQEQQPQPRPQDGSPQSWYPPSVLSSPSSSRPGTPGSSSSSSFSSHRPTDRPQSPSHVSPAEAAGIIAVVKDKSVDELRKLLSDKDAYHQFLLSLDQVKIQNNLRDELRKETLQLARENLEKEPRIMELRNQCRIIRTTELAAAQEKLNELERQKEESLKFYSPASLLQRLQEAMNKTEEESENLHRQLLDREIDVGAFVQKYKKLRTTYHKRALIHLAAKTSSTG, encoded by the exons ATGTTCAAGTTTTG GGGATCTCAGGAGCAACAACCTCAGCCACGTCCACAGGATGGTTCTCCGCAGTCCTGGTATCCTCCTTCTGTACTTAGCTCACCAAGTTCTTCTCGCCCAGGAACACCAGGTAGCTCCTCTTCTAGCAGCTTCAGCTCACATAGGCCTACAGACCGGCCACAGTCGCCATCACATGTTTCACCTGCTGAAGCTGCAGGTataattgctgttgtgaaggaCAAAAG tgttgaTGAATTAAGGAAGCTCTTATCTGACAAGGATGCATATCATCAATTTTTACTTTCACTTGATCAAGTGAAGATTCAAAACAAT CTAAGAGATGAACTACGCAAGGAAACTCTACAGCTTGCCA GGGAGAACTTGGAGAAGGAACCACGGATTATGGAGCTTAGAAATCAG TGCAGAATAATTCGGACAACAGAGTTGGCTGCTGCTCAGGAGAAACTCAATGAACTTGAGAGACAGAAGGAAGAGAGTTTGAAATTCTATTCCCCAGCATCCCTTCTCCAAAGGCTTCAAg AGGCGATGAATAAGACGGAAGAGGAATCTGAAAACCTGCATAGGCAGCTCTTAGATAGGGAGATTGATGTTGGGGCCTTTGTCCAGAAATACAAGAAGCTCCGTACTACTTACCATAAGCGAGCACTCATCCACCTTGCAGCCAAAACGTCTTCAACTGGTTGA